A region from the Vicia villosa cultivar HV-30 ecotype Madison, WI linkage group LG3, Vvil1.0, whole genome shotgun sequence genome encodes:
- the LOC131656443 gene encoding probable CCR4-associated factor 1 homolog 11 — protein sequence MNNSKEIIIRHVWGYNLEYEFGLIRHAIHRYHFISMDTEFSGAIHSPKIDHRHLQPSDQYRFLKANVDELKLIQLGLTLSDPEGSLPDFGTNHCYIWEFNFKDFDVNRDPCNEDSIDMLRRQGINFERNLYHGVDSRRFADLMFSSILVFNKSIIWVTFSSAYDFGYLVKVLTRMNLPNKLEDFLNVVEVLFGKSVYDMKYMMKFCNSLYGGLERVATTLDVRRAVGKSHQAASDSLLTLHAFTKMTMTYFKNNEGPKHAGVLFGLEMTAY from the coding sequence ATGAACAATTCCAAAGAAATCATTATCCGTCACGTTTGGGGTTACAATCTCGAATATGAATTTGGTCTTATTCGTCACGCTATTCATCGATACCATTTCATCTCAATGGATACAGAATTTTCAGGTGCTATTCATTCCCCCAAAATTGACCACCGTCATCTTCAGCCATCTGATCAGTATCGTTTCTTGAAGGCCAATGTGGATGAGCTTAAGCTCATCCAACTTGGTCTTACACTTTCTGATCCAGAAGGAAGCCTTCCTGATTTTGGAACCAATCATTGCTACATTTGGGAGTTTAATTTCAAAGATTTTGATGTTAATCGTGATCCTTGTAATGAAGATTCCATTGATATGCTTCGCCGTCAAGGGATCAACTTTGAGCGCAATTTATATCACGGTGTGGATTCAAGGCGTTTCGCAGATCTAATGTTCTCCTCTATACTTGTTTTCAACAAATCAATCATTTGGGTCACATTTAGTAGTGCTTATGATTTCGGATATTTGGTGAAAGTATTGACCCGAATGAATTTACccaacaagttagaggattttttAAACGTGGTAGAAGTACTATTTGGAAAAAGTGTTTATGATATGAAATACATGATGAAGTTCTGCAACTCTCTATACGGTGGTCTCGAGCGAGTAGCTACCACACTTGACGTGCGTCGGGCGGTAGGAAAGTCTCACCAAGCTGCATCTGATAGTTTGTTGACGTTGCATGCATTCACAAAAATGACGATGActtatttcaaaaataatgaAGGTCCCAAGCATGCTGGAGTACTGTTTGGATTAGAAATGACGGCTTATTAA